CTTCTTGAAATAATTACTAATGTGCACATGCAATCGAAGGGCATACCTGTGAAGTCTTCAGCTCCAGTTCTTTCCATTCTAGGGAAGAATCGCTTCCTTCTACGATCCCGGTTCCAGCATAGAGTATCGCGCCAGAATCCTTATAAATTTTAGCAAACTCGTCGTTTAGTTATGTACTATACTTAGTTAAAGATTATTGAATGCATCTCATAATCAAAAAGAGATATCAGTTGCCTAACCTTTCCAACCAGTGCTGACCTTATTCCCACAGCAAACTCACTCTCTGCACCACCAAACCATCCAACAGGGCCAGCATACATTCCACGATCAAACATTTCTGCACGGTGTAGCAATTAATATCGAATTATTTCTTTACAAGGACACTGGCAAATGACGTTCGAACATCTGAAGGAAATGGTAAGGAAGACAGCACAGGCAATGCagtaaaaaattgtttaagttacAGAATTAAGTATAATGGAATATGTTTACCAGTTTTCGATATCAACACCCGTGCCTCCTCTGAAGGAAGGCCACACACAGCTGGAGTTGGATGCAGGGAAGACAAAATCTTAAACTGTAAAGCAGGTAAACTATCTCATCAACTTAAGTGCATGCTatgaaatatgaagaaaaatctGTTAGATTTAGTTAAAACGTTTTTTCATGGAGCGGATTTCATTATCTTTCGAATTTCTTGACAATGGTGTAAGAATTGAAACAGGAGGCAGTGGGATTCGGTTTATTGTACCTCATCATCTTCTTTCTGCAGTGTGCCAGTCAGTTTCGCATAAAGATGTTGAACGCGTGGAAGTTTACGTAGAACCTTGCTAGGCTTAACAACTGTGGAGGTACAAACATCCTGAAATAGAACATTGAGAAAGCAAACTATGGTTTCACTCTGAAAGATGATCTGAAATGATTAATGAAATCGCTTTATTGCTTTACTTGCCTCGAGCTTTCTTCTAATACTTTCTCGTACTACAGAGAACTCATGGTGATCTTTGGCACTGCAAATAAATCAATATAAGGATAGGCTACAAATTCTGGTGCTAGTAATGTAGTAGGTCTCGTCCTCTAAGATTGCATTGGTTTCTTCGATGTTACAACCTTCTGGTACTTTATATGCCTGCTCGAAATGTAGGATGGTGTTGTCGTTGGCCTCCCTTTCTCCACTCACGATGACGTGGCCGTGGCTGTCTGTTCGAATCCTCACTTCATCCTTCTTGAATCCTTGCACATCAAAACTTTAGACACAAAGTTGTTTGTATTGTGCAGATCAAATGTTGTTTAATTAACCTTTTATGttccattgaaaaataaaaagtactccatatatatatattcaataatACCTGGAACATGAATGAGCAAACAATGGGAATCAACTGTCTCTGTCCACCAAGAGGAAGGCAAaacatactcatatttcatattTCTGGGGTTTC
This sequence is a window from Salvia splendens isolate huo1 chromosome 14, SspV2, whole genome shotgun sequence. Protein-coding genes within it:
- the LOC121765094 gene encoding isochorismate synthase, chloroplastic-like — translated: MFDRGMYAGPVGWFGGAESEFAVGIRSALVGKDSGAILYAGTGIVEGSDSSLEWKELELKTSQFTKLMKHEAPLVPMREIVEL